From Streptomyces qinzhouensis, one genomic window encodes:
- a CDS encoding succinate dehydrogenase, translating into MDSATHTERKPAGGTRPRPPRSFWGSTLGKKTVMAVSGLIMLGYLVAHVAGNLKVFFGPEEFNAYGHWLRTMGAPVLHHEWALWIVRIGLLAAVVAHAVSAYQLSRRDIRARPTGYVHQRRRASYATRTMRWGGVIIALFIVWHILDLTTLTVNENAEPGKPYENVVATFSTWYGNVIYLTAMLAVGLHIRHGFWSAAQTLGAGSARRDRALKAVANGLALVLTTGFVAVPVGVMTGVVS; encoded by the coding sequence ATGGATTCGGCAACACATACGGAACGGAAACCGGCGGGCGGGACCCGGCCCCGGCCCCCGCGCTCCTTCTGGGGGTCCACGCTCGGCAAGAAGACGGTCATGGCCGTCAGCGGACTGATCATGCTCGGCTATCTGGTCGCCCATGTCGCGGGCAATCTGAAGGTCTTCTTCGGCCCCGAGGAGTTCAACGCCTACGGCCACTGGCTGCGCACCATGGGCGCGCCCGTGCTCCACCACGAATGGGCGCTGTGGATCGTGCGGATCGGGCTGCTCGCCGCGGTCGTGGCCCATGCGGTGAGCGCGTACCAGCTGAGCCGGCGGGACATCCGGGCCCGTCCCACCGGCTATGTGCACCAGCGGCGCCGGGCGAGCTACGCCACCCGGACCATGCGCTGGGGCGGGGTGATCATCGCCCTCTTCATCGTCTGGCACATCCTCGACCTGACGACCCTCACGGTGAACGAGAACGCCGAGCCCGGCAAGCCGTACGAGAACGTCGTGGCCACCTTCTCGACCTGGTACGGCAATGTCATCTACCTCACGGCGATGCTCGCCGTCGGGCTGCACATCCGGCACGGCTTCTGGAGCGCCGCCCAGACCCTCGGCGCGGGCAGCGCCCGCCGCGACCGGGCCCTGAAGGCCGTCGCGAACGGCCTCGCGCTCGTCCTGACGACGGGCTTCGTCGCCGTACCCGTCGGCGTCATGACCGGAGTGGTGAGCTGA
- a CDS encoding fumarate reductase/succinate dehydrogenase flavoprotein subunit, with product MNYTDYETGAPIADTKAPDGPIAERWDRRRFEAKLVNPANRRKHTVIVVGTGLAGGAAGATLGEQGYQVEQFCYQDSPRRAHSIAAQGGINAAKNYRNDGDSVHRLFYDTVKGGDFRARESNVHRLAQISVEIIDQCVAQGVPFAREYGGLLDTRSFGGVQVSRTFYARGQTGQQLLLGAYQALSRQIAAGTVTMHPRTEMLDLIVVDGRARGIVARDLITGEISTHFADAVVLATGGYGNVFYLSTNAMNSNATAVWRAHRRGAWFGNPCFTQIHPTCIPRTGDHQSKLTLMSESLRNDGRIWVPKAPGDSRPPGEIPESERDYYLERIYPSFGNLVPRDIASRAAKNVCDEGRGVGPGGQGVYLDFADAIRRLGRDKVAEQYGNLFDMYQRITAEDPYEVPMRIYPAVHYTMGGLWVDYDLRTTVPGLFAIGEANFSDHGANRLGASALMQGLADGYFVLPSTINDYLARTPLGDRPAASHPEVADIVAETEDRLNLLLAVDGDRTPDSFHRELGELMWEYCGMSRTEEGLRKALERIPQIREEFWQRIKVPGTGDEFNQSLEKANRIVDYLELAELMCLDALHRTESCGGHFREESRTPEGEAARRDEEFGYVAAWEFPRDGRAPVLHKEALVFEHVHPTQRSYA from the coding sequence ATGAATTACACCGATTACGAGACCGGCGCACCCATCGCCGACACCAAGGCGCCCGACGGGCCGATCGCCGAGCGCTGGGACCGCCGCCGCTTCGAGGCGAAGCTCGTCAACCCGGCCAACCGCCGCAAGCACACCGTCATCGTGGTGGGCACCGGGCTGGCCGGCGGGGCGGCCGGTGCCACCCTCGGCGAACAGGGCTATCAGGTGGAGCAGTTCTGCTACCAGGACTCGCCCCGCCGGGCCCACTCCATCGCCGCCCAGGGCGGTATCAACGCCGCCAAGAACTACCGCAACGACGGCGACTCCGTCCACCGCCTCTTCTACGACACGGTCAAGGGCGGCGACTTCCGGGCCCGCGAGTCCAATGTGCACCGGCTGGCCCAGATCTCCGTGGAGATCATCGACCAGTGCGTGGCCCAGGGTGTGCCGTTCGCCCGGGAGTACGGCGGACTCCTCGACACCCGCTCCTTCGGCGGCGTCCAGGTCTCCCGTACCTTCTACGCCCGCGGCCAGACCGGCCAGCAGCTTCTCCTCGGCGCCTATCAGGCACTGTCCCGGCAGATCGCCGCGGGCACCGTCACCATGCACCCGCGCACCGAGATGCTCGACCTGATCGTCGTCGACGGGCGGGCCCGCGGCATCGTGGCCCGCGATCTGATCACCGGCGAGATCTCCACCCACTTCGCCGACGCGGTGGTCCTGGCCACCGGCGGCTACGGCAATGTCTTCTACCTCTCGACCAACGCCATGAACTCCAACGCCACCGCGGTCTGGCGGGCCCACCGCCGCGGCGCCTGGTTCGGCAACCCCTGCTTCACCCAGATCCACCCCACCTGCATCCCGCGCACCGGCGACCATCAGTCGAAGCTGACCCTGATGAGCGAATCGCTCCGCAACGACGGCCGCATCTGGGTGCCGAAGGCACCCGGCGACAGCCGGCCGCCGGGCGAGATCCCCGAATCCGAGCGGGACTACTACCTGGAGCGGATCTACCCCTCCTTCGGCAATCTGGTGCCCCGCGACATCGCCTCACGGGCCGCGAAGAACGTCTGCGACGAGGGCCGCGGCGTCGGCCCCGGCGGGCAGGGCGTCTACCTCGACTTCGCCGACGCGATCCGCAGGCTGGGCCGCGACAAGGTGGCGGAGCAGTACGGCAACCTCTTCGACATGTACCAGCGGATCACCGCGGAGGATCCGTACGAGGTCCCGATGCGGATCTACCCCGCCGTGCACTACACCATGGGCGGCCTCTGGGTGGACTACGACCTCCGGACCACCGTCCCCGGACTGTTCGCGATCGGTGAGGCCAACTTCTCCGACCACGGCGCCAACCGGCTCGGCGCCTCCGCCCTGATGCAGGGACTCGCCGACGGATACTTCGTCCTGCCGTCGACCATCAACGACTACCTCGCCCGCACCCCCCTCGGCGACCGGCCCGCCGCCTCCCATCCGGAGGTCGCCGATATCGTCGCCGAGACCGAGGACCGGCTGAACCTCCTGCTCGCCGTCGACGGCGACCGCACCCCCGACTCCTTCCACCGCGAACTCGGCGAACTGATGTGGGAGTACTGCGGGATGTCCCGTACGGAGGAGGGGCTGCGCAAGGCGCTGGAGCGCATTCCGCAGATCCGGGAGGAGTTCTGGCAGCGGATCAAGGTCCCGGGCACCGGCGACGAGTTCAACCAGTCGCTGGAGAAGGCCAACCGGATCGTCGACTATCTGGAGCTGGCCGAGCTGATGTGCCTCGACGCGCTGCACCGTACCGAATCGTGCGGCGGGCACTTCCGCGAGGAGTCCCGGACTCCCGAAGGCGAGGCCGCCCGCCGCGACGAGGAGTTCGGCTATGTCGCCGCCTGGGAGTTCCCCCGGGACGGGCGCGCCCCCGTGCTGCACAAGGAAGCCCTCGTCTTCGAACACGTCCACCCCACCCAGCGGAGCTACGCATGA